In the Salvia splendens isolate huo1 chromosome 16, SspV2, whole genome shotgun sequence genome, AGTTTATGCTTAACTGAGAACTTCACAATCTTCCAGTTTAATACATGGTAACAAGTTTGGTTAAGTCATTCTATGTTTTACCATTACTATGTTCTACTAGTTATGGTAAAACATAGTGCTTAAATTTAGGTAAAAACTAAAAGACAGGGTAAGGTAGATGGAGATTCTAGAGTGTTTTAGTACCTCAAGTCATGGGCGTAGCCTGGAAGTTGTTACCTTTCACATCTGACATGTAAATTGCCTGCTTTTAATCCGCCTATGATTCAAATTGGGCATATGAAATAGAATgtgttttgttttacttttttaagcCAGTATGCTTGAGGGCTGTCTACGAACATTTTAACAGGTGCTGTCTATGTTGCAGTTTTAGGGTTATTTCATACATCTTAATGCTCACACATTGGATTGAATTCCTGATTCGTTTGTCAACAGGAATATTGTCTCTACTGTCAATTTGGACTGCAAATTAGATCTTAAAGCTATAGCATTACAGGCTCGTAATGCAGAATACAATCCCAAGGTTTGATTTGTCCCACAATATCTAATATTCATATTTGTGTTTAGTTCAACCCTTAAATAAACTTTGGAACAGTCGCTATTCTGGTTACTGCAGAAGTCATCTGATGTAACTTCAGATAACAAATTACTATTATTCTGTAAGATTGACGAGTAAACCTATTATTGCAACCTAGTActgcaactttttttttttggacttGGCCTTCTTTTTGCAGAACTATCTATAGAGTATGTGGATGGCTTTTGACACTTTTTTTGCTGGTATAGATCAATTAATCTTTTTAATAGGTTTTTTTTCCTCttatttgtttaatattttgttcTGTTTTATCTTTCTCCAAACCCCCAACCTTTGATGTAGGCATGTAGCTGTAGCTGTACTTATAATGGATTACAAAATCTGCGTACTTGGAGAAAGTtaattttctattggttttgtcTGCCATTATgttatttaatttgttgtttatttatttcttggGGGTTCTGTTAATTTGCATCTAGTTGATACTAACTTTGTGATGCTTCCAGCGTTTTGCTGCTGTGATTATGAGGATTCGAGAACCAAAAACCACAGCATTGATATTTGCATCTGGAAAGATGGTAAGTATTGAACTCCTGTGAAACCTTTTCAATTGTGCCTGGTGAAAAGTTTGTGTTAAATATTTTCTGGTACTTTCATATTGGCACTGTTTTGGTGCTTCTGTTTATCCATCATTTAACTTTCCAACTCCAAGAGGGGATAATGAGTACTCCGTCCGTCCCACCATAAGAGATGCGCTTCATTTAAGCACTCGTTTTAGGAAAATGATAtttaatagttaaaatggagagagagtactgttctctactttattctctctcttcactttaactattaaatactccctccgtaccggactactcgcacatttccttttcggcacggagattaaagaatgagtgtatagcaaagtcaacaattgcggctgtaggtgataatttttactaaaaatcgaaagagtgcaaataacttgggacgcccagaaaggaaataagtgcaagtagtccgggacggagggagtatatcatttTCCCAAAATGAGTGCTTAAAAGAAGCGCCTCGCTTATGGtgggtgggacggagggagtacttgttTTTAGCCCTACCAGATGTTTCtgttttctatatatatgcTAATTTTCTCCCTTCATCTCTTCAGGTGTGTACAGGAGCCAAGAGTGAAGAGCAATCCAGATTGGCTGCCCGTAAGGTTGTGACatgaatatgtttttttttcttccaaattTTGACTGAGGAGTTTCTTGTAAAAAAGTACTATTAGGGCCTTTTGATGCAATAAAAAAAGCTTAAGGCCCTTCCATAATGCCCTTCCATAATAAGTTATTTCAGTGTGCGACCtggaattattatttaaaagtaTCATGGGAATTCATTTATCTTATGTTCACACGATCATCTTTCCTTCCTCTCACTTTACATTGATCCTAAACATTTCTTCAGTACGCTAGAATTATTCAGAAGCTTGGATTCCCTGCAAAATTCAAGGTACTATTCTCTATTCTCATACGCAATTGATGCTAACAACATCATATCGTATTGGTTTCACTCTTCAGAATGGagttttttacttcatttttcttCCTTTCCTCTTTCATAGGATTTCAAGATTCAGAACATAGTTGGCTCCTGTGATGTAAAATTTCCCATTCGACTTGAAGGGCTGGCCTATGCTCACGGAGCTTTTTCCAGTGTGAGTGATTCATTTGGCTATGTTTTATCTTGCTCCAAGATGTGATATTTTAGTCCAGTAAACCCAGTTGCATTTGGGTCTCCTCTGATCGGGCATTTGTCTTGCCTACAAAGTCCAGTGATAGTTTATATTATATGAACTGGACCAAACGAAATCTTTGGACCTCACTTGCGTGTATTGAAAGTGCTACCTTCAGTGAAATTCTGCTTTATGTTACCTACATGTTACAAGGACCTAAAATATGCAGATTGCTTTAATGTGATAAATATTATGCGACTTACAAGTGCCTCATTTGGTTGTACTGTCTGTGACCTTTCGTGAAATTCTGCTTTATGTTACTTACAAGAacatttaaaaaatatgtaGCTGAACACTTGTTTGTTTTATTGATTGGATTTGATTTTGTATGCATTCTTGAATAAGAGTTATTAGAATCATAGGTTTTTCTGCCTTGCTGTATCATAATGTTATGTAAGATCTAGTTATCTTTTCCAATTcattaaatttttgttttcgGGGAAAAGATGCTTTATTAACTTGATTCTCAAAATTCACTCTTTGTTGTTTAAATGTATGATGGTTTTAGTTGATGTAGTCATGCAGACACCAAATTCTTAAGTTGACTTTGTTGAAGTACCCTCATGGTGTTTTTGTATCTTTAATTCTTTTGTTGGTTCAGTATGAGCCGGAACTGTTTCCTGGATTAATCTATCGAATGAAACAACCCAAGATCGTACTGCTTATCTTCGTTTCTGGGAAGATTGTCCTTACTGGAGCTAAGGTAGCTATTTCTGACTTGCCATCCTCGAGTTGATAGTTTTGTACTCCACTAGCTAATTGTATGATGAGATGATAACACTTTTTTTCTAACTTTTTCAGGTCAGAGATGAGACCTACACTGCCTTTGAGAATATATACCCTGTTCTTACAGAATTCCGGAAAGTTCAGCAATGGTATGGTGATAATGGTGTTGTGTACTTCAATTTTTATTATGAGtggtattttttgtttattttgcaTTCATCACCTCGACTAATGGATTTATGTGTGCCTAAGGAGCCGTTCTGGTTCATATGTCGTTGAAATTAGTTCCCTTGTCATCGAAGTTGCGTTTTTCTGGCAGCGGTAACATAAGATTCATCATGGTATTAATATGTTGGAAGCCACATAAATTGACAAGCTTGAGATCATTTAGATAGAACGAACCATTTCACGAGACCACCATTGACATGTAACTTCCAAAAAGGTTTGATGTATGATATAGTCCCATTGAATAGTTTAGTAAACTAATGAGCAGTTGTATCCTCCCATTAATTTAACTACCAAATCAGAGGTATATAGCAAATCAAATGATGGTGTGGGTGTGATGTTCTGAGTCTGGTTAGCTTTGTTAATATGCATATTTGTATAAAAGCTTACACTAAGCAGACTCTCTTGTATTCAGATTCTTGATGAAGTTGGATGTCTGACTCTAAAGGAGGGAAAGAAGAGGTCAAGTTCTGTGCTGGTTTGGGATTGAAGTGTAAATATGATTAGGGGATTAGACTGGCTGGTTGGGTAATACTGTTCCTGGTAGGGGAATGAAGCAAGGCCTTTTTTGAACTGTCAGTGCCTCCACATATTTAATGTGTATTCGGAGGg is a window encoding:
- the LOC121771892 gene encoding TATA-binding protein 2 isoform X3, with translation MRIREPKTTALIFASGKMVCTGAKSEEQSRLAARKYARIIQKLGFPAKFKDFKIQNIVGSCDVKFPIRLEGLAYAHGAFSSYEPELFPGLIYRMKQPKIVLLIFVSGKIVLTGAKVRDETYTAFENIYPVLTEFRKVQQ
- the LOC121771892 gene encoding TATA-box-binding protein 2 isoform X2 — translated: MADPQGLEGSQPVDLSKHPSGIVPTLQNIVSTVNLDCKLDLKAIALQARNAEYNPKRFAAVIMRIREPKTTALIFASGKMVCTGAKSEEQSRLAARKYARIIQKLGFPAKFKDFKIQNIVGSCDVKFPIRLEGLAYAHGAFSSYEPELFPGLIYRMKQPKIVLLIFVSGKIVLTGAKVRDETYTAFENIYPVLTEFRKVQQ